Proteins co-encoded in one Cytobacillus sp. NJ13 genomic window:
- a CDS encoding M20 family metallopeptidase, with product MTAPVKALSELKEAIRKNVDDKKELYLSTSHQIHANPEIGNEEFFASGLLSGILEKEGFEIERAVAGHETAFLARKKSDKPGPSIAFLAEYDALPGLGHGCGHNIIGTTSVAAAIALSKVIDETGGEAVVFGTPAEEGGPNGSAKGSFVKHGLLEGIDAALMVHPSNHTRLTSSSLAVDPLDFEFIGKPAHAAASPEEGINALDAVIQLFNGINALRQQLKDDVRIHGIITHGGDAPNIIPEYAKARFFIRASTRTSLNEVTRKVKAVAEGAALATGAKLNVIAFQNEVDNLLLNKTYDQVFKEVIEGLGETVVEGDRDGIGSTDAGNISQVVPTIHPYIKIGADDLVAHTVPFREAAASVKGDEALITGAKGLALTAFQLVTNPDLLKSIKQEFLERKAAE from the coding sequence ATGACGGCACCTGTAAAAGCACTATCTGAACTGAAAGAAGCAATCAGGAAGAATGTTGATGATAAAAAAGAACTTTACCTTTCCACAAGCCATCAGATCCATGCAAACCCGGAAATAGGAAATGAGGAGTTTTTTGCCTCTGGCTTGCTTTCAGGCATCCTTGAAAAGGAAGGTTTTGAAATAGAGCGAGCAGTAGCCGGGCATGAAACAGCTTTCCTTGCCAGGAAAAAATCCGATAAACCGGGGCCGTCCATTGCATTCCTTGCAGAATATGATGCCCTTCCCGGGCTGGGCCATGGATGCGGTCACAATATCATAGGCACGACAAGTGTGGCAGCAGCCATTGCATTGAGCAAGGTCATTGATGAGACCGGAGGAGAAGCAGTAGTATTTGGAACCCCGGCAGAAGAAGGCGGGCCGAATGGAAGTGCAAAAGGCAGCTTTGTGAAGCATGGATTGCTTGAAGGTATTGATGCGGCCCTGATGGTTCATCCATCAAACCATACCCGCCTGACCAGTTCATCACTGGCAGTTGATCCGCTTGACTTCGAGTTTATCGGCAAGCCTGCCCATGCGGCAGCTTCACCGGAGGAAGGAATCAATGCCCTTGATGCAGTTATTCAGCTTTTTAATGGAATTAATGCCCTTCGTCAGCAATTAAAGGATGATGTGAGAATCCATGGCATTATTACTCATGGCGGGGATGCACCAAATATTATCCCTGAATATGCAAAAGCCAGATTTTTCATCCGTGCTTCAACCAGAACCAGTCTAAATGAGGTAACACGGAAGGTTAAAGCTGTCGCTGAAGGCGCTGCATTGGCAACAGGAGCAAAGCTGAATGTCATTGCTTTTCAAAATGAAGTCGACAACCTGCTGTTAAACAAGACATATGACCAAGTGTTTAAAGAAGTGATTGAAGGCTTGGGAGAAACGGTCGTGGAAGGGGACAGAGATGGAATCGGCTCGACGGATGCAGGCAACATCAGCCAAGTGGTTCCAACTATTCATCCTTATATTAAAATTGGTGCTGATGATCTTGTTGCCCATACAGTTCCGTTTCGGGAGGCTGCAGCATCTGTAAAAGGAGACGAAGCACTGATAACCGGGGCAAAAGGGCTCGCACTCACTGCCTTCCAGCTGGTAACGAACCCCGATCTGCTTAAATCCATAAAACAGGAATTTCTAGAGCGAAAAGCTGCTGAATAA
- a CDS encoding alpha/beta-type small acid-soluble spore protein produces the protein MARRKRRPLVPESRAALDQLKNQVMANQGYRVDSENPDGVKYEIAEEAGVPLKPGYNGRLTSKQAGTVGGKIGGSMVKELIRMAQERMKEK, from the coding sequence ATGGCCAGAAGAAAAAGACGTCCACTTGTGCCGGAATCAAGAGCGGCATTAGACCAGCTGAAAAATCAGGTAATGGCAAACCAGGGATACCGTGTTGACAGTGAAAATCCTGATGGCGTGAAATATGAAATTGCTGAGGAGGCCGGTGTGCCTTTAAAGCCGGGCTATAACGGCCGCCTTACATCAAAACAGGCAGGAACAGTGGGCGGGAAGATTGGCGGCAGTATGGTAAAGGAGCTTATTCGGATGGCACAGGAACGGATGAAGGAAAAGTAG
- a CDS encoding DUF2198 family protein: MALKYLSALLLPGLLVLLFTRVSYNRVIGLVLTVGLIAASVYKGYTNSFALIVIDALSLTVGFWYAQKLKPKTKPSAE, from the coding sequence TTGGCTTTAAAATATTTGTCAGCACTTCTGCTGCCTGGCCTGCTGGTACTGCTTTTTACTAGGGTAAGCTATAATCGTGTGATTGGGCTTGTATTGACGGTGGGACTGATTGCTGCTTCTGTTTATAAAGGCTACACAAATTCTTTTGCCTTAATTGTTATAGACGCACTTTCATTGACTGTCGGGTTTTGGTACGCTCAAAAACTGAAGCCAAAAACAAAACCAAGTGCGGAATAA
- the uvrB gene encoding excinuclease ABC subunit UvrB translates to MKDQFELVSKYSPQGDQPGAIKKIVEGINSGKKHQTLLGATGTGKTFTVSNVIQEVNKPTLVIAHNKTLAGQLYSEFKDFFPNNAVEYFVSYYDYYQPEAYVPSTDTFIEKDASINDEIDKLRHSATSSLFERKDVIIIASVSCIYGLGSPEEYSEMVLSLRTGMEIERNQLLHRLVDIQYERNDIDFQRGTFRVRGDVVEIFPASRDEHCIRVEFFGDEIDRIREVDALTGEIMGEREHVAIFPASHFVTREEKMRVAIQNIEKELEVRLAELRENDKLLEAQRLEQRTRYDLEMMREMGFCSGIENYSRHLTLRPAGSTPYTLLDYFPEDFLIVIDESHVTLPQIRGMFNGDQARKSVLVDHGFRLPSAMDNRPLTFTEFEQHVKQAVFVSATPGPYELEHTPEMIEQIIRPTGLLDPTIDVRPIEGQIDDLIGEIQDRIQKNERVLVTTLTKKMSEDLTDYLKEIGIKVQYLHSEVKTLERIEIIRELRLGKYDVLVGINLLREGLDIPEVSLVTILDADKEGFLRSERSLIQTIGRAARNANGHVIMYADRITDSMEKAISETKRRRSIQEEYNEKHGITPMTIQKDIRDSIRATHAAEEQEEYQPSAKLGKLNKKEREKLIGDMEKEMKEAAKSLNFERAAELRDLILELKAEG, encoded by the coding sequence GTGAAGGATCAATTTGAATTAGTCTCAAAATATTCTCCTCAGGGCGATCAGCCTGGGGCAATCAAAAAAATTGTGGAGGGAATTAATTCCGGCAAGAAGCACCAGACGCTTTTGGGTGCAACAGGAACGGGAAAAACCTTCACGGTTTCAAATGTTATACAAGAGGTTAACAAGCCGACGCTTGTCATTGCCCATAATAAGACACTTGCTGGGCAGTTATACAGTGAATTTAAGGACTTTTTTCCAAACAATGCTGTTGAGTATTTTGTCAGCTATTATGACTACTATCAGCCGGAGGCGTATGTGCCTTCTACAGATACCTTTATTGAAAAAGATGCAAGCATCAATGATGAAATTGATAAGCTCCGCCACTCGGCGACTTCTTCATTATTTGAGCGCAAAGATGTCATCATTATTGCCAGTGTGTCTTGTATATATGGCTTAGGTTCTCCTGAAGAATACAGTGAAATGGTGCTATCCCTCAGAACCGGCATGGAGATTGAGAGGAACCAGCTTCTTCACAGGCTCGTTGACATTCAGTATGAGCGCAATGATATCGACTTCCAGCGCGGCACCTTCCGTGTACGCGGGGATGTAGTAGAGATTTTCCCGGCATCACGGGATGAGCATTGTATCCGTGTAGAGTTTTTCGGGGATGAGATAGACCGGATCCGTGAAGTAGATGCCCTCACCGGAGAAATTATGGGTGAACGTGAGCATGTTGCAATCTTCCCGGCATCCCACTTCGTAACGCGTGAAGAAAAAATGCGGGTCGCCATCCAGAACATTGAAAAAGAACTGGAAGTGCGCCTTGCTGAATTAAGAGAAAACGATAAGCTTTTGGAAGCCCAGCGCCTCGAGCAGCGGACCCGCTATGACCTTGAGATGATGAGGGAGATGGGATTTTGTTCCGGCATTGAAAACTATTCCCGCCACCTTACGTTAAGGCCAGCTGGTTCAACACCGTATACCCTTCTGGATTACTTTCCGGAAGACTTTCTAATTGTGATTGATGAGTCGCACGTAACTCTGCCGCAAATCCGCGGCATGTTCAATGGTGACCAGGCAAGAAAATCCGTGCTTGTGGACCATGGTTTCCGTTTGCCTTCAGCCATGGATAACAGGCCGCTTACGTTTACCGAGTTCGAACAGCATGTGAAACAGGCTGTCTTTGTTTCGGCAACACCGGGTCCTTATGAGCTTGAGCATACACCGGAAATGATTGAGCAAATTATCCGCCCAACCGGCTTGCTTGATCCTACAATTGATGTCCGTCCAATCGAAGGGCAAATTGATGACCTTATCGGTGAAATCCAGGATCGCATTCAGAAAAATGAACGTGTGCTTGTCACTACATTAACAAAGAAAATGTCTGAGGACTTGACAGACTACTTAAAAGAAATCGGAATTAAAGTGCAGTATCTGCACTCAGAGGTAAAAACGCTCGAGCGGATTGAAATTATCCGAGAGCTCCGTCTTGGCAAGTACGATGTGCTGGTCGGGATCAACCTTCTGAGGGAGGGACTTGATATTCCAGAAGTATCTCTCGTTACCATACTCGATGCTGATAAAGAAGGTTTCCTCCGTTCAGAACGTTCACTCATCCAGACGATTGGACGTGCAGCGCGTAATGCGAATGGCCATGTCATTATGTATGCAGACCGGATCACTGACAGTATGGAAAAAGCTATCAGTGAAACAAAGCGCCGCCGTTCCATTCAGGAAGAGTACAATGAGAAGCATGGCATCACGCCAATGACTATCCAAAAGGATATACGCGATTCAATCCGTGCAACCCATGCGGCAGAAGAGCAGGAAGAATACCAGCCATCAGCAAAGCTCGGCAAGCTGAACAAGAAAGAGCGCGAGAAGCTGATCGGCGATATGGAAAAAGAAATGAAGGAAGCAGCCAAATCCCTGAATTTCGAAAGGGCTGCCGAGCTTCGTGATTTAATATTAGAGCTGAAAGCGGAAGGATGA
- the uvrA gene encoding excinuclease ABC subunit UvrA, producing the protein MAMDKLIVKGARAHNLKNIDVTIPRDKLVVLTGLSGSGKSSLAFDTIYAEGQRRYVESLSAYARQFLGQMDKPDVDAIEGLSPAISIDQKTTSRNPRSTVGTVTEIYDYLRLLFARVGRPTCPIHNIEISSQTIEQMVDRIMVYPERTKLQVMAPLVSGRKGTHVKVFEDVKKQGFVRVRVDGEMMDLGDEIELEKNKKHSIEVVIDRIVVKEGVAPRLADSLETALNLGNGKVLVDVIGEEELLFSENHACPQCGFSIGELEPRMFSFNSPFGACTECDGLGSKLEVDIDLVIPNKDLSLKQNAIAPWEPTSSQYYPQLLEAVCNHYGIDMDLPVKDIPEHLLDKVLYGSAKDSIYFRYENDFGQVRENYIHFEGVIRNVERRYKETSSDYIREQMEKYMAQHPCPSCKGYRLKPETLAVLVSGKHIGHVTEYSIEEAFSFFENLTLSEKEMKIANLIFREIKERLGFLINVGLDYLTLSRAAGTLSGGEAQRIRLATQIGSRLTGVLYILDEPSIGLHQRDNDRLIDTLKNMRDIGNTLIVVEHDEDTMVAADYLIDVGPGAGVHGGQIVSAGTPQQVMDDPNSLTGQYLSGKKFIPLPIERRKNDGRFIEIKGAKENNLKNVNVKFPLGTFISVTGVSGSGKSTLINEILHKGLAQKLHRAKAKPGEHKEIKGIDHLDKVIDIDQSPIGRTPRSNPATYTGVFDDIRDVFASTNEAKVRGYKKGRFSFNVKGGRCEACRGDGIIKIEMHFLPDVYVPCEVCHGKRYNRETLEVKYKGKNISEILDMTVEDALEFFENIPKIRRKLQTIYDVGLGYITLGQPATTLSGGEAQRVKLASELHRRSTGRSLYILDEPTTGLHVDDISRLLVVLQRLVENGDTVLVIEHNLDVIKAADYIVDLGPEGGDKGGTILAAGIPEKIAEVPESYTGKYLKPILERDRLRMKKQIEEKEGVTNA; encoded by the coding sequence ATGGCGATGGATAAACTGATTGTAAAGGGTGCCAGAGCCCATAATCTGAAAAATATAGATGTCACCATTCCGAGAGATAAGCTTGTCGTCCTGACAGGACTTTCAGGTTCAGGAAAGTCCTCTCTGGCATTTGATACGATTTATGCAGAAGGGCAGCGCCGCTATGTGGAATCATTATCTGCTTATGCACGGCAATTCCTCGGTCAGATGGATAAGCCTGATGTGGATGCGATCGAAGGGCTGTCTCCTGCCATTTCAATTGACCAAAAGACGACAAGCAGAAATCCTCGCTCCACAGTGGGAACGGTGACAGAAATTTATGATTATCTGCGATTATTATTTGCGCGGGTGGGGCGTCCCACCTGTCCGATTCACAATATTGAAATCTCCTCACAGACCATTGAACAAATGGTTGACCGGATTATGGTATACCCTGAAAGAACAAAACTCCAGGTTATGGCTCCGCTTGTATCCGGCCGAAAAGGCACGCATGTAAAAGTGTTTGAGGATGTCAAAAAGCAGGGGTTTGTCCGTGTCCGTGTCGACGGGGAAATGATGGATCTCGGTGATGAGATTGAGCTGGAAAAAAACAAAAAGCATTCAATAGAAGTAGTAATCGACCGGATTGTCGTAAAAGAAGGCGTAGCACCAAGGCTGGCAGATTCATTGGAAACCGCGTTGAATCTGGGCAATGGCAAGGTGCTTGTGGATGTAATTGGGGAAGAAGAACTGCTGTTCAGCGAGAACCATGCCTGCCCTCAATGCGGATTTTCAATCGGCGAACTTGAGCCAAGAATGTTTTCTTTTAATAGTCCGTTTGGTGCCTGTACTGAATGTGACGGTTTGGGCTCAAAGCTGGAGGTAGATATTGATCTGGTAATACCCAATAAGGATCTTTCATTAAAGCAAAATGCCATTGCGCCATGGGAACCGACTAGCTCTCAATATTATCCTCAGCTGCTGGAGGCAGTCTGCAATCATTATGGAATTGATATGGACCTGCCGGTTAAGGATATTCCTGAACACTTGCTTGATAAAGTTTTATACGGATCCGCCAAGGACAGCATTTATTTCCGATATGAAAACGATTTTGGCCAGGTAAGGGAGAATTATATCCATTTTGAAGGTGTCATTCGCAATGTGGAGCGCCGCTATAAAGAAACAAGCTCCGATTATATCCGGGAGCAAATGGAAAAATACATGGCCCAGCATCCATGTCCTTCGTGTAAAGGCTACCGTCTGAAGCCGGAAACTCTTGCGGTGCTTGTATCCGGAAAGCATATCGGCCATGTAACAGAATATTCGATTGAGGAAGCATTCAGCTTTTTTGAGAATCTGACACTTTCTGAAAAAGAAATGAAGATTGCGAATCTCATTTTCCGTGAGATTAAGGAGCGGCTAGGCTTCCTCATTAATGTCGGGCTTGATTACCTGACATTAAGCCGGGCAGCGGGAACTTTGTCCGGCGGTGAAGCACAGCGTATTCGCCTGGCCACACAAATCGGTTCGCGCCTGACAGGTGTACTCTATATTCTGGACGAGCCTTCCATTGGTCTCCACCAGCGTGATAATGACCGTTTAATTGATACGCTGAAAAATATGCGTGATATCGGCAACACCCTGATCGTGGTAGAACACGATGAAGATACGATGGTGGCAGCTGACTATTTAATTGATGTGGGCCCGGGAGCAGGGGTTCATGGCGGACAAATCGTTTCAGCGGGTACGCCTCAGCAGGTAATGGATGATCCAAACTCCCTGACAGGGCAATATTTGTCAGGCAAGAAATTCATTCCGCTTCCGATTGAGCGCCGGAAGAACGACGGACGCTTTATCGAAATTAAAGGGGCTAAAGAAAACAATCTTAAAAATGTGAACGTTAAGTTTCCTCTCGGCACTTTTATTTCCGTTACTGGTGTATCCGGTTCAGGAAAAAGTACATTAATCAATGAGATTCTTCATAAAGGGCTTGCCCAAAAGCTCCATAGAGCTAAAGCAAAGCCGGGTGAGCATAAAGAAATTAAAGGTATCGATCACCTGGATAAAGTCATTGATATCGACCAATCTCCAATCGGGCGGACGCCTCGTTCCAACCCGGCAACATATACCGGAGTGTTTGATGATATTCGTGATGTGTTTGCTTCAACCAATGAAGCGAAAGTGCGCGGCTACAAAAAGGGGCGCTTCAGCTTCAATGTAAAAGGCGGACGATGTGAAGCATGCCGCGGAGACGGGATCATCAAGATTGAAATGCACTTTCTGCCTGATGTGTATGTACCATGTGAAGTCTGTCATGGCAAACGCTATAACAGGGAAACGCTTGAAGTAAAGTACAAAGGGAAGAATATTTCGGAGATTCTCGATATGACAGTGGAAGATGCACTGGAGTTTTTCGAAAATATCCCTAAAATCCGCCGTAAGCTGCAGACGATATATGATGTTGGCCTGGGCTACATCACTTTGGGACAGCCTGCGACAACATTGTCCGGCGGTGAAGCGCAGCGTGTCAAACTTGCTTCCGAATTGCACCGCCGTTCAACCGGCCGCTCCCTGTACATTCTTGATGAGCCGACAACAGGTCTTCATGTTGATGATATCTCAAGACTGCTCGTGGTCCTTCAGCGTCTTGTTGAAAATGGAGACACGGTACTGGTTATTGAGCATAATCTTGATGTCATCAAGGCAGCAGACTATATCGTTGACCTTGGACCTGAAGGCGGCGATAAGGGCGGTACCATCTTAGCAGCAGGTATACCGGAAAAAATTGCCGAAGTTCCAGAATCTTATACAGGTAAGTATCTCAAACCAATCCTGGAAAGAGACCGCCTGAGAATGAAAAAGCAAATTGAAGAAAAAGAGGGCGTGACAAACGCTTAA
- a CDS encoding GDSL-type esterase/lipase family protein encodes MRLQQPSLISTKKGTYTMKNKIYLLAGFILLGIGIYLSITFLGEEKKAEGNQAIVAFGDSLTYGYGDETEEGYIGRLQSKLDRTYPNKNYTITNHGVYGYKSSDVLQQMLKPKVAQDIKNADMFIVYIGTNDLLKSNGGDLYPLHHEKLVEAKDIYEDKLNGILETLDTANRDAPVILLGLYNPYPDGDQIEKYIDHWNKSIRKKAAENKNITYISTNELFKGKNKKQYFADSLHPNGKGYELIADKIIDHYSF; translated from the coding sequence ATGCGTCTGCAGCAACCTTCACTAATCTCAACCAAGAAAGGAACATACACTATGAAAAATAAAATCTATCTTTTAGCAGGCTTTATTTTGCTTGGGATCGGCATCTATCTATCCATTACATTTCTTGGAGAAGAAAAAAAGGCTGAAGGCAATCAAGCGATTGTAGCTTTTGGCGATTCGCTTACCTACGGATATGGAGATGAAACGGAAGAGGGCTACATTGGCAGGCTGCAGAGCAAACTGGATCGGACCTATCCGAATAAGAATTATACAATAACGAATCATGGAGTGTATGGTTATAAATCTTCTGATGTCCTCCAGCAAATGCTAAAACCGAAAGTGGCACAGGATATCAAAAATGCAGATATGTTTATTGTATATATTGGCACAAACGATTTACTGAAAAGCAACGGCGGGGATTTGTACCCGCTCCATCACGAAAAACTGGTTGAAGCTAAAGACATATATGAGGATAAACTGAATGGAATCCTGGAAACACTGGATACCGCCAACCGTGATGCACCTGTTATCCTGCTCGGGCTATACAATCCTTATCCAGACGGCGACCAGATTGAAAAATATATTGACCATTGGAATAAATCCATAAGAAAAAAAGCAGCAGAAAATAAAAATATCACCTACATTTCTACCAATGAACTCTTCAAGGGGAAAAATAAGAAACAGTACTTCGCTGATTCCCTTCATCCGAACGGGAAGGGATATGAGCTGATTGCGGATAAGATTATAGATCATTACTCATTTTAG
- a CDS encoding DUF4097 domain-containing protein — MKEERKRILKMVEDGKLTVDEALTLLEQLEKTNQTMEQKQEDLIKELSAEVKFEEAKKGEPYSSKHQSAKEKIIDFVDSAFKKVKDLDLDFNFGKSVEISHIFQHADAYLKDLDIDVANGTVKVIPWEQNDVRVECKAKVYRVDNQDEARRNFLKDVIFAIEGQRLRFSTQQKWMKLEAVIYIPRSEYENVKIRMFNGPIESQNLTVENFKAKTANGKITVSDLNSKNVEAETANGQITIQKSRIDHVEAETLNGAILAEGDFKKAELQSFNGNVTCRAENERCEWIEAKAATGSIDLFVPDFAAVSGELRTNLGSFHPDIEGIEVIEEKSEVIQKMLRFKSVKESGSGLKLRADSKTGAITIKRSTAW, encoded by the coding sequence ATGAAAGAGGAACGCAAACGTATTCTGAAAATGGTCGAGGATGGGAAGCTTACTGTTGACGAAGCTTTAACCCTGCTGGAGCAGCTTGAAAAAACAAATCAGACGATGGAACAGAAGCAGGAGGATTTAATTAAGGAGCTATCTGCTGAGGTTAAGTTTGAAGAAGCTAAAAAGGGTGAGCCATACAGCTCCAAGCATCAAAGTGCCAAGGAAAAAATTATTGATTTTGTAGATTCAGCATTTAAGAAAGTGAAGGATCTGGATCTTGATTTTAATTTTGGGAAAAGTGTTGAGATCTCTCATATATTTCAGCATGCAGACGCATACTTAAAAGATCTGGACATTGATGTTGCCAATGGGACAGTCAAGGTGATTCCATGGGAGCAAAATGATGTCCGAGTTGAATGCAAAGCTAAGGTCTATCGTGTGGATAATCAGGATGAAGCACGCAGAAATTTCCTGAAGGATGTTATTTTTGCCATTGAAGGACAAAGGCTGAGATTTTCCACTCAGCAAAAGTGGATGAAGCTTGAAGCGGTCATCTATATTCCAAGGTCTGAATATGAAAATGTGAAAATCCGCATGTTTAATGGCCCGATTGAAAGTCAAAACTTAACAGTGGAAAACTTTAAAGCGAAAACGGCCAATGGAAAGATTACGGTTAGTGATTTAAACAGTAAAAATGTTGAGGCTGAGACAGCAAATGGGCAGATTACCATTCAAAAAAGCCGAATCGATCATGTAGAAGCCGAAACGTTAAATGGTGCAATTCTGGCTGAAGGAGACTTCAAAAAAGCCGAACTCCAATCTTTTAATGGCAATGTAACATGCAGGGCAGAAAATGAACGCTGCGAATGGATCGAAGCGAAGGCAGCAACAGGCAGCATCGACTTGTTTGTTCCGGATTTCGCTGCTGTCAGCGGAGAGCTTCGCACCAATCTGGGCAGTTTCCACCCTGATATTGAGGGTATTGAAGTAATAGAAGAAAAGAGCGAAGTAATCCAGAAAATGCTGCGCTTTAAGTCTGTTAAAGAAAGCGGCAGCGGACTTAAGCTGCGGGCTGACTCAAAGACTGGTGCGATCACGATTAAGCGGTCAACAGCCTGGTAA
- a CDS encoding PspC domain-containing protein, which produces MNKLVRSRSNRKLAGVLGGLSKAIGIDPAILRVIFIVLLFTTGVFPMTLIYALLVFVLPNEEVL; this is translated from the coding sequence ATGAATAAATTGGTTCGCTCCCGCAGTAATCGGAAATTAGCGGGAGTATTGGGTGGCTTATCAAAAGCGATCGGTATAGATCCTGCCATACTCAGGGTGATTTTCATTGTTTTATTATTTACAACAGGCGTTTTCCCAATGACACTAATATATGCTTTGCTTGTGTTCGTGCTTCCGAATGAAGAGGTGCTGTAA
- a CDS encoding phage holin family protein, with the protein MRWILGILINAVLFVAIAGFFKDSFYLSGFGAAIGASFMLSILNVLVKPILIILTLPVTILTLGLFLFVINAVTLMITDGFMGDSFEIAGFGTAILVSVIMSIVNLIIQKAILEPAREK; encoded by the coding sequence ATGAGATGGATTCTGGGTATTTTGATTAATGCGGTCCTATTTGTAGCGATCGCCGGCTTTTTTAAGGATTCGTTTTACTTGTCGGGATTTGGGGCTGCCATCGGTGCCAGCTTCATGCTTTCCATCCTGAACGTTCTTGTGAAACCAATCCTGATTATATTAACTTTGCCCGTCACTATTTTAACGCTCGGTCTGTTTTTGTTCGTCATCAATGCTGTTACGTTAATGATTACAGATGGCTTTATGGGGGATTCATTTGAAATTGCCGGGTTTGGCACCGCGATTCTTGTGTCTGTGATTATGTCAATTGTTAATCTGATCATTCAAAAAGCGATCCTTGAACCGGCGAGGGAAAAGTAA
- a CDS encoding N-acetylmuramoyl-L-alanine amidase — protein sequence MKIILDAGHGYSTSGKRSPDGMREYEFNRAVADLSKEMLEKYQNTEVFFAHSDERDIPLAERTALANKHNVDCYVSIHANAYGTGGWNSAGGIETYVYPSKPREALALAQKIQRNLISATGLRDRGVKTADFQVLRETKMTAVLVECGFMTNKEEASLLRTPLYRKRCAQAIVKAIAEQYGLRKNDKIKQYKVQVAFSEKQLAEKLAGNLQKDGFNATIIE from the coding sequence ATGAAAATCATATTGGATGCCGGGCATGGATATAGCACCTCCGGCAAACGAAGCCCTGACGGCATGAGAGAATATGAATTCAACCGTGCTGTCGCAGACCTGTCAAAGGAGATGCTGGAAAAGTATCAAAACACGGAGGTTTTCTTTGCCCATTCCGATGAACGGGACATACCGCTTGCTGAAAGGACCGCGCTGGCAAATAAACATAACGTGGACTGCTATGTGTCCATCCATGCCAATGCTTACGGAACCGGCGGATGGAACAGTGCAGGCGGAATTGAAACATATGTCTACCCTTCCAAACCCCGGGAAGCGTTAGCATTAGCCCAAAAAATACAGCGAAACTTAATCAGCGCGACAGGCTTGCGGGACCGGGGAGTCAAAACAGCTGATTTCCAGGTTCTACGTGAGACAAAAATGACTGCAGTACTTGTAGAATGCGGGTTTATGACCAATAAAGAAGAAGCTTCCCTTCTCCGAACCCCTCTCTATCGAAAACGCTGTGCACAAGCCATTGTAAAAGCAATCGCCGAACAATACGGCTTAAGAAAGAATGATAAAATCAAACAATATAAAGTTCAAGTTGCATTTTCAGAAAAGCAGCTTGCCGAGAAACTTGCCGGGAATCTGCAAAAGGACGGCTTTAATGCCACCATCATTGAATAG
- a CDS encoding GntR family transcriptional regulator, with protein sequence MIDKQSPIPIYHQLEEYIKQLIENGILNPDEAIPSEREYSEQYQISRMTVRQALNNLVNDGYLYRQKGRGTFVNKQKVEQKLQGLTSFTEDMKERGMVPSSRLISFEIIPAEPQLARKLDIKENTPVYEIKRVRMADNLPMALETTCLPANLVKGLTEEIINKSLYQHIEEKLSLTISEATQQIEASIAKETEVNHLQVEPGSPVLLIVRTSFLEDGTPFELVKSAYRADRYKFVHTMQRAAK encoded by the coding sequence ATGATCGATAAGCAATCACCCATCCCGATATATCACCAATTGGAAGAGTATATTAAACAATTAATTGAAAACGGCATATTAAACCCTGATGAAGCCATCCCTTCAGAGCGCGAGTATTCTGAGCAATACCAGATTAGCCGCATGACAGTCAGACAGGCATTAAACAACCTCGTCAACGATGGCTATCTATACAGGCAAAAAGGACGCGGAACTTTCGTCAACAAGCAAAAGGTCGAACAAAAGCTTCAGGGATTGACCAGCTTTACTGAAGATATGAAAGAGCGCGGCATGGTGCCGAGCAGCCGTCTAATTTCATTTGAAATCATCCCGGCCGAGCCGCAGCTGGCGAGAAAGCTTGATATAAAAGAAAACACACCTGTTTATGAAATTAAACGGGTGCGGATGGCAGATAATCTGCCAATGGCGCTGGAAACCACCTGCCTACCTGCTAATCTCGTTAAAGGGCTTACGGAAGAAATCATCAACAAGTCACTTTACCAGCATATTGAAGAAAAATTGTCCCTGACCATCAGTGAAGCAACACAGCAAATTGAAGCCTCCATCGCTAAGGAAACGGAAGTAAACCACTTGCAGGTCGAACCTGGGTCACCTGTACTGCTTATTGTCCGAACTTCCTTTTTAGAGGACGGCACGCCTTTTGAGCTTGTTAAATCAGCATACCGCGCAGACCGCTATAAATTCGTTCATACGATGCAGCGCGCTGCAAAATAG